The following proteins come from a genomic window of Chryseobacterium glaciei:
- a CDS encoding winged helix-turn-helix transcriptional regulator, producing the protein MVKSELMKYSCPLGKAMSALGSKWKPIIVLVIKDRKLRFGELAVRINVISRKVLTDQLREMQTDGLIIREEFKELPPRVEYSLTEKGLALLPILYLLEEWEAKFDNKEVQYDKDCNLIEKKVNKAVEVG; encoded by the coding sequence ATGGTAAAGAGTGAATTAATGAAATACAGCTGCCCTCTAGGCAAAGCAATGTCTGCCTTGGGAAGCAAGTGGAAACCGATCATTGTATTGGTTATCAAAGACCGTAAACTTCGTTTCGGAGAGCTTGCCGTACGAATTAATGTGATCTCAAGAAAGGTTCTGACCGATCAGTTAAGAGAAATGCAAACCGACGGATTGATCATCAGAGAAGAGTTTAAAGAACTTCCTCCAAGAGTTGAATATTCTTTGACAGAAAAGGGATTGGCACTGTTGCCTATTTTATATTTGCTGGAAGAATGGGAAGCGAAATTTGATAATAAGGAAGTACAATATGATAAGGATTGTAATTTGATTGAGAAAAAAGTAAATAAGGCTGTTGAAGTTGGATAG
- a CDS encoding RNA polymerase sigma factor — protein MESELLLECQRNDRNAQRKVYEKMAGKLYSVCKRYLKNDEDIEEVLADTFYKIFTKIDQLQNHDIFEGWARKIAVNECLQKLRNTKALHIELEDSHAESSDTTDTISFEKDILSLLNFLPEGCRAIFNLFAIEGYPHKEIAMMLSISEGTSKSQLNFARKKLQELLINQNI, from the coding sequence ATGGAAAGTGAATTACTGTTAGAATGTCAACGGAACGACCGCAATGCACAGCGGAAAGTTTACGAAAAAATGGCGGGAAAATTATATTCGGTCTGCAAACGCTATCTTAAAAACGATGAAGATATTGAAGAAGTATTGGCTGATACGTTCTACAAAATCTTCACTAAGATCGATCAACTGCAAAATCATGATATTTTCGAAGGTTGGGCAAGAAAAATTGCTGTAAACGAATGTCTTCAGAAATTAAGAAATACCAAAGCTCTGCATATTGAATTGGAAGACAGCCACGCTGAATCTTCTGATACAACGGATACTATTTCTTTTGAAAAAGATATTTTGAGTTTATTAAACTTCCTTCCAGAAGGATGCCGTGCGATTTTTAATCTGTTTGCGATTGAAGGTTATCCGCACAAAGAAATTGCGATGATGCTTTCAATAAGTGAAGGAACTTCAAAATCACAACTCAATTTTGCCAGAAAAAAATTACAGGAACTTTTGATCAATCAAAACATTTAA
- a CDS encoding NADH:flavin oxidoreductase, whose amino-acid sequence MSIDALFSPFSYKNLQLKNRVVMAPMTRAQSDNGVPTQQIADYYARRAASEVGLILSEGTVINRPGSKNMQNIPDFYGTEALNGWKNVIDAVHENGGKMGPQIWHVGDTRSSEDYPLVDMEKASTMTLEDIQDTIAQFAASAKSAKDLGFDVLEIHGAHGYLIDQFFWEVTNTRTDEYGGKTLKERSKFAVDIVKAMRDAVGPDFTIIIRLSQWKQQDYKSRLATTPAEMEEWLLPLKEAGVDIFHCSQRRFWEPEFEGSDLNFAGWAKKITGQPTITVGSVGLEGDFMGAFAGQGTEKADLSELIKRLERGDFDLVAVGRALLQDPEWVKKVKEGNTDDLLNFSAESLGVLY is encoded by the coding sequence ATGAGTATAGACGCATTATTTAGTCCATTTAGTTATAAAAATCTTCAACTTAAAAATAGAGTGGTAATGGCTCCGATGACAAGAGCTCAATCTGATAACGGAGTACCCACTCAGCAAATCGCAGATTATTACGCAAGAAGAGCGGCTTCGGAAGTAGGTTTGATCCTTTCTGAAGGTACAGTAATCAACAGACCCGGTTCAAAAAACATGCAGAATATTCCTGATTTTTACGGAACTGAAGCATTAAACGGCTGGAAAAACGTAATCGACGCTGTTCATGAAAATGGCGGTAAAATGGGACCTCAAATCTGGCATGTAGGCGATACAAGAAGTTCTGAAGATTATCCATTAGTTGATATGGAAAAAGCTTCTACAATGACGTTGGAAGATATTCAGGATACGATTGCTCAGTTTGCAGCTTCTGCAAAATCGGCTAAAGATCTTGGATTTGATGTTCTTGAAATTCACGGAGCTCACGGATATTTGATCGATCAATTCTTTTGGGAAGTAACCAATACAAGAACAGACGAATATGGTGGTAAAACATTAAAAGAAAGAAGCAAATTTGCTGTTGATATCGTTAAAGCAATGAGAGATGCAGTTGGACCAGACTTCACTATTATTATCCGTCTTTCTCAATGGAAACAACAGGATTATAAATCCAGATTGGCAACAACACCAGCTGAAATGGAAGAATGGTTGTTACCTTTAAAAGAAGCGGGAGTAGATATTTTCCACTGTTCACAACGTCGTTTTTGGGAACCTGAATTTGAAGGTTCTGACTTAAACTTTGCAGGTTGGGCTAAGAAAATCACAGGACAACCAACAATCACGGTAGGTTCTGTAGGTCTTGAAGGAGATTTTATGGGAGCATTTGCAGGACAGGGAACTGAAAAAGCAGATTTATCAGAATTAATAAAAAGACTGGAAAGAGGAGATTTTGATCTTGTTGCAGTCGGAAGAGCGCTTTTACAAGACCCTGAATGGGTGAAAAAAGTAAAAGAAGGAAATACAGACGATCTTTTAAACTTTTCAGCTGAAAGTTTAGGAGTTCTTTATTAA
- a CDS encoding aminopeptidase C → MKNNKIASLLFVLSAGSMMFAQDDLINKLKNNQSQNANFKFTTLKDVGATSVKNQGSSGTCWSYSGNSFLESEMQRMGKKPVDLAEIFTARNSYHDKAKLYVLNNGAISWGDGGELHDVVNMYKKYGAVPQEAYTGLKNGQTTNNFKEMQDKLKPVLDSLVQAATKGKLSDNWMDSVDAILDEYLGKVPANFTYDGKNYTPKTFAKEVVGINPEDYVEISSYKDYPYYQKFVVPIPDNWSHDSDWNVPMKDITAIVDNAVSKGYSVGWATDVSEPYFSYKNGVAYVPDMELDQINAENKGTLFTEPKKDKTITEDMRQKALNNLSTTDDHGMHIVGLAKDQSGKEYYMVKNSWGVTNDFEGYLYVTRPYVEYKSTAILVHKNAIPKNILKQLKPTENIGL, encoded by the coding sequence ATGAAAAATAACAAAATTGCATCATTACTTTTTGTTTTGTCTGCAGGAAGTATGATGTTTGCACAAGATGACTTAATCAATAAGTTAAAAAACAATCAATCTCAAAATGCCAATTTTAAATTCACGACTTTAAAGGACGTGGGGGCAACTTCAGTAAAAAATCAGGGTTCATCAGGAACTTGCTGGAGCTACTCAGGAAACTCTTTCCTTGAATCTGAAATGCAGAGAATGGGTAAAAAACCTGTTGATTTGGCAGAAATTTTTACAGCAAGGAATTCTTATCACGATAAAGCAAAATTATACGTTCTTAATAACGGAGCAATCAGCTGGGGAGACGGAGGAGAATTACATGATGTTGTCAACATGTATAAAAAGTACGGAGCTGTACCTCAGGAAGCTTATACAGGTTTGAAAAACGGTCAAACAACCAACAATTTCAAAGAAATGCAGGATAAATTGAAGCCTGTTTTGGATAGCTTAGTTCAGGCAGCTACAAAAGGAAAACTTTCTGATAACTGGATGGATTCTGTAGATGCAATCTTAGACGAATATTTAGGAAAAGTTCCTGCTAACTTTACATATGACGGAAAAAATTACACTCCAAAGACTTTTGCTAAGGAAGTTGTAGGTATTAATCCTGAAGATTATGTAGAAATTTCTTCTTACAAAGATTATCCATATTACCAGAAATTTGTAGTTCCAATTCCTGATAACTGGAGTCATGATTCTGACTGGAATGTTCCAATGAAAGACATTACAGCAATCGTTGATAATGCAGTAAGCAAAGGATATTCTGTAGGTTGGGCAACTGACGTTTCTGAGCCTTATTTTTCATATAAAAATGGGGTGGCTTATGTTCCGGACATGGAATTAGACCAAATCAATGCAGAAAACAAAGGAACTTTATTCACTGAGCCTAAAAAAGACAAAACGATCACAGAAGATATGCGTCAAAAAGCTTTGAATAACCTTTCTACAACCGATGATCACGGAATGCACATCGTAGGATTGGCAAAAGATCAGTCTGGAAAAGAATATTATATGGTTAAAAACTCTTGGGGTGTAACCAACGATTTTGAAGGATATCTTTATGTAACAAGACCTTATGTTGAGTACAAATCGACGGCGATATTGGTTCACAAAAATGCGATTCCAAAGAATATTTTAAAGCAATTAAAACCAACTGAAAATATTGGTTTATAA
- a CDS encoding vWA domain-containing protein: MKKISISILALALLGSCKTKTVSESTKESKPLSVKKDKDQDGIPNKLDQCPEIAGPVENNGCPWPEADGDGIIDKDDACPTVAGPAENNGCPWPDTDGDGILDKDDACPTVPGMPEYNGCPKPRTQVAMEVESSLESVAMVGSYKKQKSNVLSKPVKQAKTATDNKVYNKKITTTASKKGVKQISNTDEEYNSLVENPFESTKNQPVSTFSIDVDNASYSNIRRMINYGSIVDKDAVRIEEMINYFKYDYPQPENKQPFGINTEYSDSPWNPNHKLLKIGLQGKNIAMENLPNSNIIFLIDVSGSMDESNKLPLLKSSLKILLDQLKPQDKVGIVVYAGNAGTVLEPTSAAEKERIIKALDKLQAGGSTAGGEGIELAYKLAQENFIKGGNNRVVLATDGDFNVGISSEKGLETLIEEKRKTGIFLTCLGYGMGNYKDNRLETLADKGNGNYAYIDNLQEANKFLGREFAGSMYTIAKDVKIQIEFNPKFVKSYRLIGYENRKLRNEDFTNDKIDAGELGSGHTVTALYEVIPTGVSSSYAPKESKLKYSSSSTSENFGDEVATVKFRYKKPDGDKSTEITKVVKDSNESISQSSPDFKFATSVAWFGLVLRDSKLIKEKDLNTIENLAKEGKNKDEEGYRSEFIRLVESYKSIKK; encoded by the coding sequence ATGAAAAAAATTAGTATATCAATATTGGCTTTGGCTTTATTAGGAAGTTGTAAGACCAAAACTGTTTCAGAATCTACAAAAGAATCAAAACCTTTAAGTGTAAAAAAAGATAAAGATCAGGATGGAATTCCCAATAAATTAGATCAATGTCCAGAAATTGCTGGGCCTGTGGAAAACAACGGCTGCCCTTGGCCGGAGGCGGATGGTGACGGTATTATCGACAAAGACGATGCTTGCCCAACAGTTGCAGGTCCTGCGGAAAATAATGGTTGTCCTTGGCCTGACACAGATGGAGACGGAATTCTGGATAAGGATGATGCTTGCCCAACCGTTCCAGGAATGCCCGAGTATAACGGTTGCCCGAAACCTAGAACGCAGGTAGCAATGGAAGTTGAATCATCATTAGAAAGTGTTGCGATGGTAGGTTCATATAAAAAGCAAAAGAGTAATGTTCTTTCAAAGCCTGTAAAACAAGCTAAAACTGCAACTGATAATAAAGTTTACAATAAAAAAATTACGACAACAGCCTCAAAAAAAGGGGTAAAACAAATCAGCAATACTGACGAAGAATATAATTCATTGGTTGAAAATCCTTTTGAATCAACCAAAAATCAGCCTGTTTCTACGTTTTCTATTGATGTGGATAATGCTTCTTATTCCAATATCCGAAGAATGATCAATTACGGAAGTATTGTTGATAAAGATGCCGTGAGAATAGAGGAAATGATTAATTATTTTAAATATGATTATCCTCAACCTGAAAATAAGCAACCTTTCGGAATCAATACAGAATACAGCGATTCTCCGTGGAATCCTAATCATAAACTGTTGAAAATCGGGCTTCAGGGAAAAAATATTGCGATGGAAAATCTTCCGAATTCCAATATTATTTTTCTGATCGATGTTTCGGGTTCTATGGATGAGAGCAATAAACTTCCTTTGTTAAAATCTTCGCTTAAAATTTTGTTGGATCAACTCAAACCACAGGATAAAGTCGGAATTGTTGTCTATGCCGGAAATGCAGGGACAGTTTTGGAACCAACTTCGGCTGCAGAAAAAGAAAGAATCATTAAAGCATTAGATAAACTTCAGGCAGGTGGAAGTACAGCAGGAGGAGAGGGAATTGAATTAGCTTACAAATTGGCTCAGGAAAATTTTATTAAAGGTGGAAATAATCGTGTAGTTTTGGCTACAGACGGGGATTTCAACGTTGGAATTTCTTCTGAAAAAGGTCTTGAAACTTTAATTGAAGAAAAAAGAAAAACCGGAATTTTCCTTACCTGTCTTGGCTACGGAATGGGAAATTATAAAGATAACAGACTGGAAACCTTGGCAGATAAAGGAAACGGAAACTATGCTTATATTGATAATTTACAGGAAGCTAATAAGTTCTTGGGAAGAGAATTCGCAGGAAGTATGTACACCATTGCTAAAGATGTGAAAATTCAGATTGAATTTAATCCGAAATTTGTAAAATCGTATCGATTAATTGGTTATGAAAACAGAAAATTAAGAAATGAAGATTTTACAAACGATAAAATTGATGCAGGAGAATTGGGAAGCGGGCACACGGTAACTGCTTTGTATGAAGTGATTCCTACAGGTGTAAGTTCTTCATATGCTCCGAAGGAAAGTAAGTTAAAATATTCTTCAAGTTCAACTTCAGAAAATTTCGGAGATGAGGTGGCGACTGTAAAGTTCCGTTACAAAAAGCCTGATGGAGATAAAAGTACAGAGATCACGAAAGTGGTTAAGGATTCTAATGAGTCTATTTCACAATCGAGTCCGGATTTCAAGTTTGCGACTTCCGTTGCCTGGTTTGGATTGGTTTTAAGAGATTCTAAATTAATTAAAGAAAAAGATCTCAATACAATTGAGAATTTAGCCAAAGAAGGAAAAAACAAAGATGAAGAAGGCTATAGATCTGAATTTATAAGATTAGTTGAAAGCTATAAATCAATCAAAAAATAA
- a CDS encoding TonB-dependent receptor plug domain-containing protein — MENNHDIDKKFNEASKDVEEPATFPGFDKVWAKVEEKLDEKKEKKRILPIWLPYGIAASLMIGVGGFYFLNKKVNITESAKPVIAKNTEIPKSTIAQSEKIQKIDELVKSNIEEEISVPNPVAKLEDYAVNSVSVPSPSPVYNDVPQNIQASPPLAPYKTDTLKQSNIEEVVVTGLRMKKAKKDITSSAQTISSAEVEKKSNNPLLSSLQETSEAESLTPDNGVNPEVIGYNKSNIKRNVASVPRLAEKVGNKYFTNSLQGSVSGLTINMGSGKIDSNNAIVIRGVSSVKEEANPLYIINGAVSDVAKFKSLNPDSIDTMTVLKGEKVTSIYGSKAVNGVIVVETKDASKVKDVNEKKHLENKEKP, encoded by the coding sequence ATGGAAAATAATCACGATATCGATAAAAAATTCAATGAGGCTTCTAAAGATGTAGAGGAACCTGCGACTTTTCCGGGTTTTGATAAAGTTTGGGCTAAAGTTGAAGAGAAATTAGATGAAAAAAAAGAGAAAAAAAGAATTCTACCAATCTGGCTTCCTTACGGAATTGCAGCGAGTTTAATGATCGGCGTAGGAGGATTTTATTTTTTGAATAAAAAAGTAAACATAACTGAGTCAGCAAAGCCTGTTATTGCAAAAAATACGGAAATTCCTAAAAGTACAATTGCTCAATCTGAGAAAATTCAGAAGATAGATGAACTTGTAAAATCAAATATTGAGGAGGAAATTTCAGTGCCAAATCCTGTAGCTAAGCTTGAGGATTATGCTGTTAATTCAGTGTCTGTACCTTCTCCATCTCCTGTTTATAATGATGTACCACAAAATATTCAAGCGTCTCCACCTCTTGCTCCGTATAAAACCGACACTTTAAAACAAAGTAATATTGAAGAAGTTGTTGTAACTGGTTTAAGAATGAAAAAAGCAAAAAAAGATATTACATCTTCGGCACAAACAATTTCTTCTGCTGAAGTTGAAAAAAAATCTAATAATCCGCTTTTAAGTTCTTTACAGGAAACTTCGGAAGCAGAATCTCTTACACCTGATAACGGAGTTAATCCTGAGGTTATAGGTTACAATAAATCCAATATAAAGAGGAATGTTGCATCAGTTCCGAGATTGGCAGAAAAAGTAGGAAATAAATATTTTACAAACTCATTGCAAGGATCAGTTTCTGGGCTTACAATCAATATGGGATCAGGAAAAATTGATTCCAATAACGCGATTGTTATTCGTGGAGTGAGCTCGGTCAAAGAAGAGGCAAATCCTTTATATATAATCAATGGAGCTGTTTCTGATGTTGCAAAATTCAAGAGCTTAAATCCAGATTCGATTGACACCATGACCGTTTTGAAGGGTGAAAAAGTAACTTCAATCTATGGAAGTAAAGCCGTAAACGGAGTTATTGTAGTGGAAACCAAAGATGCTTCAAAGGTGAAAGATGTAAATGAAAAAAAACATTTAGAAAACAAGGAAAAACCATAG
- a CDS encoding TonB-dependent receptor plug domain-containing protein, translating to MNFKFTLYIILGFLFSNLSLKAQNQFKDFEKEKTYIQTNHVFYKPGEEMYFKIYIIKAENNLPADQSKVVNFELIDPSGSVIKKDKYEIKNGYAEGYFYFNDEMKGGIYKIRAFTNWMQNEEGKNAFEKEITLQKIVSPRILMKLDFPKKGYGAGDEVLADFSMRSLSNLPIPFYEADFTVMHNGETISQGKFITDKEGKKQLKFTLPAVLKSSDALLNIKVNFEGFTESISRNIPIVLNNLDVKFMPEGGTFINGIEQNIAFKILDEFEKPVDAVLAICNQNNQKVAEVSAYNFGMGSFLFTPKKGENYYAKVVKPENINQVYQLPLAKGEGVVFNLNKENGKINFKIISTDEKNVVVKGSFREKEVYTKSFSLKNGLNEFQISESELPIGISRFTVFEGQIPLAERIVFANENKQMNVKIMPIKKNYLPREKVIVNVETTDENNQPIPANLAMSVVDDKLWTYADDKQNHIISWLLMDSELRGKIEKPQFYFDKKEEKAKKSLDLVMLTNGYRYFELLPEIIKNQKYKYLPEKKNPIYGIVEDEKKNPVKAEVYLVNGSLIKKQITSDDGTFYFSDLNGQENYRLIAKSFQPKQEVKILILSYKLAVNPLTKKSLNNANVEEVVKEAVKEADKKLTNEEKNKSRAENRSNTSKLRRLSDTVKSQNIEEVVVLGYSRMSAKAKSTAATVTVDNNGFQNPNIASVLSGKVAGLIINTTNGLPGSPINVQVRGSASISNKTPLFVVDGVPVENFKTTINPDDINSITVLKDAAATSIYGSQGANGVIVINSFKNRISHIKFDITPKSYYAVMTIPRDSLVRYSYSRDFYYPVYQTTNTSYRHDYRESIYWNPIVETDKNGKAQVEFYNSDANTAFRIMTEGISSSGLIGRDETTYAAQSLISIDAKIPQYLTRTDQMTIPVVIKNNSSETRKMTMDVIVPNRVKLMKSDSIITLKPLESGRLFVQIQTDEIINSNIQFSVKSGDFRETMILPFSVEEKGFPHRYSIINNKSEDIKIDIPDYINRSFFASYYVYENTALQMFEDIERLKKEPYGCFEQLSSTVYPNIFILDYLKSVKKITPETESLVIRNMKKGYQKMLSYKNRDGGFGYFNSAESDVAISAFALLEFRDLKKYVNIDSKLIQNLTNFILSKKNQNGIFEVRKSYEINHPYSEFAWSRNMYVLYALSKIGFKNELEESYKISLNKALATKDSYQLALMANVSVNLGKTKEYETLLGLLNKQYEEKNVKTKITFTGSGGRSANAETLSLYVMALQKDEKLNQLQIAEVADELINYNGYYGFGSTQATTLALEALSQFFAKNEKLYGNEKPKIKINGAEVNVNNSLGSAFKTGENTISVNYPTQKGLPYKLDYQYFTLQAPKSADIPLTMETNLKSEISKVGETNRMTISIKNKINGQLPMTTAKIGIPAGLTLQNALLKDLMDKKQIAYYEIFDNYLVLYWEHFDANETKVINLDLKVEFAGEYTGKASNVYLYYMPESKFWNEGIKAKIEP from the coding sequence ATGAATTTCAAGTTTACATTATATATCATACTAGGATTTTTGTTTTCAAATTTGAGTTTGAAAGCGCAAAATCAGTTTAAAGATTTCGAGAAAGAAAAAACGTACATACAGACCAATCATGTTTTTTATAAACCTGGTGAGGAAATGTACTTTAAAATTTACATTATAAAAGCAGAAAATAATCTTCCTGCCGATCAAAGTAAGGTCGTGAATTTTGAATTGATTGATCCAAGCGGAAGTGTCATTAAAAAAGACAAATACGAAATTAAAAACGGCTATGCAGAAGGATATTTCTATTTTAATGATGAAATGAAAGGCGGAATTTACAAGATCCGAGCTTTTACGAATTGGATGCAGAATGAAGAAGGAAAAAATGCATTTGAAAAAGAAATTACTTTACAGAAAATTGTTTCCCCAAGAATTTTAATGAAACTTGATTTTCCTAAAAAAGGGTACGGAGCAGGAGATGAAGTGTTGGCGGATTTTTCGATGAGAAGCCTGAGCAATTTGCCGATTCCTTTTTATGAGGCGGATTTTACAGTGATGCACAACGGTGAAACCATTTCACAAGGAAAATTTATTACAGATAAAGAAGGAAAAAAACAGTTGAAATTTACTCTTCCGGCAGTTTTAAAATCTTCTGATGCTTTGTTGAATATCAAAGTGAATTTTGAAGGATTTACAGAGTCTATTTCCAGAAATATTCCGATTGTTCTGAATAATCTTGATGTAAAATTTATGCCTGAAGGCGGAACTTTCATTAATGGAATCGAACAAAATATCGCTTTCAAAATATTAGATGAATTTGAGAAACCTGTTGATGCAGTTTTAGCAATTTGTAATCAAAATAATCAAAAAGTTGCAGAAGTTTCGGCTTACAATTTTGGGATGGGAAGTTTTCTTTTTACGCCTAAAAAAGGCGAAAATTATTATGCTAAAGTTGTAAAACCCGAAAATATTAATCAGGTTTATCAGCTTCCATTAGCTAAAGGTGAAGGTGTTGTTTTTAATCTCAATAAAGAAAATGGAAAGATCAATTTTAAAATTATTTCAACAGATGAAAAAAATGTTGTTGTGAAAGGAAGTTTCCGTGAAAAAGAGGTTTACACGAAATCATTTTCTTTAAAAAATGGATTGAATGAATTTCAAATTTCAGAAAGTGAGCTTCCAATCGGGATTTCCAGATTTACTGTTTTTGAAGGACAGATTCCTCTTGCCGAACGTATTGTTTTTGCCAATGAAAACAAGCAGATGAATGTAAAGATAATGCCAATCAAGAAAAATTATCTTCCAAGAGAGAAAGTAATTGTAAATGTTGAAACGACAGACGAAAATAATCAACCCATTCCTGCAAACCTTGCAATGAGTGTGGTTGACGACAAGCTTTGGACATATGCCGATGATAAACAAAATCATATCATCTCTTGGCTTTTGATGGATTCTGAGTTAAGAGGAAAAATTGAGAAACCACAGTTTTATTTCGATAAAAAAGAAGAAAAAGCAAAAAAAAGTCTTGATCTGGTAATGCTTACGAACGGTTACAGATATTTTGAATTGCTTCCTGAAATTATCAAAAACCAGAAATATAAATATCTTCCGGAAAAGAAAAATCCGATCTACGGAATTGTAGAAGATGAAAAGAAAAACCCTGTAAAAGCGGAGGTTTATTTGGTCAATGGTTCATTAATCAAAAAACAAATTACTTCAGATGATGGAACATTTTATTTTTCAGATCTGAATGGTCAGGAAAACTATCGTTTGATTGCAAAATCTTTTCAGCCAAAACAAGAAGTAAAGATCCTAATTTTATCTTATAAACTAGCGGTAAATCCACTGACGAAAAAATCATTGAACAATGCAAATGTAGAAGAAGTGGTGAAGGAAGCCGTAAAAGAAGCGGATAAAAAATTAACTAACGAAGAAAAAAATAAAAGTCGTGCTGAAAACCGTTCTAATACTTCCAAATTGAGACGTTTAAGCGATACCGTAAAATCACAAAATATAGAGGAAGTTGTTGTTTTGGGATATTCCCGTATGTCTGCAAAAGCGAAATCAACCGCAGCTACAGTAACAGTAGATAACAATGGTTTTCAAAACCCTAATATAGCTTCAGTTTTGAGCGGTAAGGTTGCCGGGCTTATTATAAATACGACAAATGGTCTACCGGGAAGTCCTATTAATGTACAAGTAAGAGGATCTGCTTCGATTTCTAATAAAACTCCTTTGTTTGTGGTGGATGGTGTTCCGGTAGAGAACTTTAAAACGACGATTAATCCTGATGATATTAATAGTATTACAGTTCTTAAAGATGCTGCTGCGACTTCTATTTATGGAAGTCAGGGAGCAAACGGCGTTATTGTCATTAATTCTTTCAAAAACCGAATATCCCATATCAAATTTGATATTACTCCAAAATCATATTATGCAGTGATGACTATTCCGAGGGATAGTTTAGTGAGATATTCTTACAGCAGAGATTTTTATTATCCCGTTTACCAAACGACAAATACTTCATATCGACACGATTATAGAGAAAGTATTTATTGGAATCCAATTGTAGAAACCGATAAAAACGGAAAAGCTCAGGTTGAATTTTATAATTCTGATGCCAATACAGCTTTCAGAATTATGACGGAAGGAATTTCGTCTTCGGGATTAATCGGAAGAGACGAAACAACTTATGCCGCACAAAGTCTGATTTCAATTGATGCTAAAATTCCGCAATATTTAACGAGAACAGATCAAATGACGATTCCTGTTGTGATTAAAAATAATTCGTCCGAAACCAGAAAAATGACAATGGATGTAATTGTTCCAAATCGGGTTAAATTGATGAAATCTGACAGTATTATTACGTTAAAGCCATTAGAATCTGGAAGATTATTTGTGCAAATACAAACAGATGAAATTATTAATTCTAATATTCAGTTTAGCGTAAAATCTGGTGATTTCAGAGAGACGATGATCCTTCCTTTTAGTGTTGAGGAGAAAGGTTTTCCGCATCGTTATTCGATCATTAATAATAAATCTGAGGATATAAAAATCGACATTCCGGACTATATCAACAGAAGTTTCTTCGCATCATATTATGTTTACGAAAATACAGCATTACAGATGTTTGAAGATATAGAAAGACTGAAAAAAGAGCCTTACGGATGTTTTGAACAGTTGTCGTCAACGGTTTATCCTAATATTTTCATTCTGGATTATTTAAAATCTGTCAAGAAAATTACACCAGAAACAGAAAGTCTTGTCATTAGAAACATGAAAAAAGGTTATCAGAAAATGTTGAGTTATAAAAATAGAGACGGCGGTTTCGGATACTTCAATTCCGCGGAGTCTGATGTGGCAATTTCTGCTTTTGCTTTGCTGGAATTTAGAGATTTAAAAAAGTATGTGAATATTGATTCAAAATTAATTCAAAACCTTACCAATTTCATTTTATCCAAGAAAAATCAAAACGGAATTTTTGAGGTAAGAAAAAGTTACGAAATCAATCATCCTTATTCTGAATTTGCATGGTCGAGAAATATGTATGTTTTATATGCTTTGTCTAAAATCGGCTTTAAAAATGAGCTGGAAGAATCGTATAAAATCAGTTTAAATAAAGCTTTGGCGACAAAAGATTCTTATCAGTTGGCTTTAATGGCTAATGTGTCTGTCAATCTTGGGAAAACAAAAGAATATGAGACACTTTTGGGTCTTTTAAATAAACAATACGAAGAAAAAAATGTAAAGACAAAAATAACATTCACAGGATCAGGCGGAAGATCTGCCAACGCAGAAACATTGTCGTTATATGTCATGGCTTTGCAGAAAGATGAAAAATTAAATCAGTTACAGATTGCCGAAGTTGCTGATGAATTAATCAATTACAACGGATATTACGGTTTTGGTTCTACACAGGCAACAACATTAGCATTGGAAGCTTTGTCTCAGTTTTTTGCTAAAAATGAAAAATTATACGGCAATGAAAAACCTAAAATAAAGATCAATGGAGCAGAGGTTAACGTCAATAATTCACTAGGATCTGCCTTTAAAACAGGAGAAAATACAATCAGTGTAAATTATCCGACTCAAAAAGGTCTTCCTTATAAATTGGATTATCAATATTTCACGTTGCAGGCTCCGAAAAGTGCTGATATTCCTTTAACAATGGAAACGAACTTAAAATCTGAAATTTCAAAAGTGGGAGAGACCAACAGAATGACAATTTCAATTAAAAATAAAATTAATGGTCAATTGCCAATGACGACAGCCAAAATCGGAATTCCTGCTGGATTAACATTACAAAATGCCTTGCTGAAAGATTTAATGGATAAAAAACAGATCGCTTATTATGAAATTTTTGATAATTATTTGGTTCTGTATTGGGAACATTTCGATGCTAATGAAACGAAAGTTATCAATCTGGATTTAAAAGTAGAATTTGCAGGTGAATACACAGGAAAAGCCAGCAACGTCTATCTTTATTATATGCCGGAATCTAAGTTCTGGAATGAAGGAATTAAAGCCAAAATTGAACCTTAA